CGTGGTATGAGTCCCAACGCGAACGTGCCGGGCTTGGCCGCGAGTTCCTGCAGGAATTCCGCGCCGCGACTGAAAAGTTGCGACGAGATCCACTCCTGTTCCAAGCCGTTTTCGCCCCGATCCGCCGCATTCTCCTGCGGCGTTTTCCTTATGCGGTGTTCTACGAGGTCGTCGGACGCGAGGTAGTCGTGCTCACCTGCGCTCATACTTCGCGTGATCCTGAATTCGTG
Above is a genomic segment from Longimicrobium sp. containing:
- a CDS encoding type II toxin-antitoxin system RelE/ParE family toxin, translating into MYRVVLLPEAEADVTDAAAWYESQRERAGLGREFLQEFRAATEKLRRDPLLFQAVFAPIRRILLRRFPYAVFYEVVGREVVVLTCAHTSRDPEFVQQRIRRE